The genomic DNA TTGAGATTCTTTTACATTGTGGACTTTCTCCTGTCAAGAAAGGATTATAAATATactgcaaacaaaaaaaataagcaaGACAGTAACATTCCAGAATCATCATCATCCTGGGATTGTCTCTGATCGATTTGGAAATCTAAGTTGAAGTTTTACACGGTAGGATGCATCCACGGCGGATGGTTGGCGATCGGTCTGAGCAAAAACAGCAAGCCCACGTGCAAAGGCAAAAGACCCTGTCCCGCCCACCACAGTGAGTTGTTCTCTGTCCTTATGAGCAACATGCTTGGCCTCGACACTAAGGCTGCCGGAGTACTCTGACGTGTCGAAGGTCAGATATATGATATTGAATGCCGAGTGAGCAAACTCTTCGACAGGAACTATGAAGCTCTGGGCTTTTCCCACGACCCGGGAAGTGTTCTCAGGTCCCTCTGTGAGCGTGCGATGAAAGATGAATGCTTCGGCATCTGATCTTGCCACGGGCTGCGAGGTGGAGCTTACAGTGTGCGGTTGTTGGATGTAGAGGGACAGAGCCAGCCATGGCGGCCTTGTGTGGGTCTTTGATGACTTTCTGTGGGGCGTCGGCGAGAGAAAAGCCAATAGAAGGACTACCAAGATGGCCAAAGAGACCGTGGTGCAAAATATAACTCTAGCAAGCATTTTGCAGCAGGGGTCTCCTTATCAAAAATCAACATTTCTTCTGCACTTTAATACTTCAATGGGTAAAGTAAACGTTGGTGAAGTGAACTTACTCCACATTGCTAGATGTTTTGGCAACCTAATCCATTTCTTCAACCTAAACCAATCATATTAAATGCCTTCTTCCCTAAGTTGAGTGGCACTTTATGGTTAAGAGGCTAGAATTTTATAGTGTTCTGCTCCTGATGATCCAGGAAAGGCTGGAGTATGTGTCTTTACATCCCCCTTGATTGAGAAATATGAATCAGAATTGGCTGTCCTTGGCGGAATTGAATCACATGGTGTTGAAGCAATTTTTTTCAACCACTGGACTAGTTATGAGCTACctgcaaaataga from Corylus avellana chromosome ca6, CavTom2PMs-1.0 includes the following:
- the LOC132184450 gene encoding dirigent protein 11; the encoded protein is MLARVIFCTTVSLAILVVLLLAFLSPTPHRKSSKTHTRPPWLALSLYIQQPHTVSSTSQPVARSDAEAFIFHRTLTEGPENTSRVVGKAQSFIVPVEEFAHSAFNIIYLTFDTSEYSGSLSVEAKHVAHKDREQLTVVGGTGSFAFARGLAVFAQTDRQPSAVDASYRVKLQLRFPNRSETIPG